The Paramisgurnus dabryanus chromosome 3, PD_genome_1.1, whole genome shotgun sequence genome includes a window with the following:
- the LOC135733778 gene encoding beta-1,4 N-acetylgalactosaminyltransferase 1-like → MNYRCLLQLFLSVLAFAALGIYSLLNGMVNVSDISKRLLPISKTHFQKRVYFNTSIGLFSSKNQSCSCNGYALAFQNVPKNELEDLRRRRSEEYRQYRVRRQVDMEPLVLAASNSPLQYPIHGVTLVPLQKSIIPGLALHAQERERYEVSLSVMNGVLSVEDVMNGAHVDGQGQSDLTISSTSLTKLNHLLSRVTYTSTVYHVKTKDMVHFSFEDHKAMFPIKITRPSVPVLYDPGTDINSQVTITTKTFLRYRELNVLINSIRKFYPEIKIIIADDSMTPEKVLGENIEHYIMPPGQGWFAGRNLALSQVDTKYFLWVDDDYVFRNNTKIEKFVEIMEKVPELDVVGGSVGSNQFYFHLKYEEGIEEEGGCLRRMHKLKHQSVPGFNGCYFVDGVVNYFLARTEAVRRVGFDPFLKRVGHTEFFIDGLGQLLVASCKGLSVGHQPKKRQAKYRHFRFPGKRDGRKKVGHHYFKNHLKCIRY, encoded by the exons ATGAACTACCGCTGTCTGCTTCAGTTATTCCTGAGTGTGCTTGCTTTTGCCGCATTGGGTATTTACAGTTTACTTAATGGAATGGTAAATGTTTCGGATATCTCAAAAAGACTGTTGCCCATCAG CAAAACTCATTTTCAGAAAAGAGTTTACTTTAACACAAG CATTGGTCTATTTTCCAGTAAAAATCAGTCCTGTTCCTGTAATGGATATGCTTTAGCTTTTCAAAATGTGCCTAAGAATGAACTGGAAGACCTTCGGAGACGTCGGTCTGAAGAGTACAGACAATATCGAGTCAG GAGGCAGGTAGATATGGAGCCACTTGTTCTTGCCGCGTCTAACTCTCCTCTCCAATATCCCATCCATGGTGTCACATTGGTCCCACTTCAAAAAAGTATAATACCAG GTTTGGCTTTGCATGCACAAGAAAGAGAACGCTATGAG GTATCTTTAAGTGTGATGAATGGGGTGCTCTCAGTGGAGGATGTCATGAATGGAGCACATGTGGATGGACAGGGTCAGAGTGATTTGACTATCTCATCTACAAGCCTCACAAAACTCAATCATCTGCTGAGCAGAGTGACCTACACCAGCACCGTCTATCATGTCAAGACTAAAGATATGG TTCATTTTTCATTTGAGGACCATAAGGCCATGTTTCCCATAAAAATTACAAGACCTTCAGTGCCAGTTCTGTATGACCCAGGGACCG ATATAAATTCACAGGTAACTATAACAACCAAAACCTTTCTGAGGTATCGGGAGTTGAATGTTCTTATCAACAGTATCAGAAAGTTTTATCCAGAAATCAAGATCATTATTGCAGACGACAGCATGACTCCAGAAAAGGTGCTCGGTGAAAATATAGAGCACTATATAATGCCACCTGGACAG GGCTGGTTTGCTGGCAGGAATCTGGCTTTATCACAGGTCGACACTAAATACTTTCTGTGGGTTGATGATGATTATGTATTCAGGAACAACACAAAAATTGAAAAATTTGTGGAAATCATGGAGAAAGTTCCAGAACTGGAtgtg gttggtggttcagtggGAAGCAATCAGTTTTATTTCCACCTTAAGTATGAGGAAGGTATTGAAGAGGAGGGGGGCTGTCTGAGACGTATGCATAAGCTGAAGCACCAATCAGTTCCAGGGTTTAACGGCTGCTACTTTGTGGATGGGGTGGTCAACTATTTCCTGGCACGGACAGAGGCCGTACGACGGGTCGGCTTTGATCCGTTTCTAAAAAGAGTTGGTCACACTG AGTTCTTTATCGATGGCCTCGGACAATTATTAGTAGCTTCCTGCAAAGGACTGTCAGTCGGACATCAGCCAAAAAAAAGACAAGCCAAATACCGACACTTTAGGTTTCCTGGAAAACGTGATGGAAGAAAGAAAGTGGGTCATCATTACTTTAAGAACCATTTGAAATGCATAAGGTACTGA